One segment of Panicum virgatum strain AP13 chromosome 3K, P.virgatum_v5, whole genome shotgun sequence DNA contains the following:
- the LOC120701031 gene encoding reticulon-like protein B11 → GIFSSSPWRPPTALPPSWCRPPPNSHSTSCALPWRRRRPSSPSSSLVPARQRRRYARPHALPPSSVPQRRPLEFRRSLTAPDLPSSPAPVADVLRWRRRNASAAAVVGATAVWFVFERAGYSLPSVLANALLLLVAILFFWAKSASLLNRPLPPLPNLEVSDVVVEKAADRALVWINRVLAVGHDIAIKRDRKTFIRVCWP, encoded by the exons ggtattttttcctcctccccctggCGTCCGCCCacagccctccctccctcgtggTGCCGCCCTCCTCCCAATTCCCATTCCACCTCCTgcgccctcccatggcggcggcgccggccctcctccccgTCCTCCTCCCTCGTCCCCGCTCGGCAGCGGCGCAGGTACGCGCGCCCACACgcactccctccctcctctgttccgcAACGCCGTCCCTTGGAATTCCGCCGATCTCTGACCGCTCCTGACCTCCCCTCGAGTCCCGCTCCAGTCGCCGACgtgctgcggtggcggcggaggaacgcctcggcggcggccgtggtgggCGCCACGGCGGTCTGGTTCGTCTTCGAGCGCGCGGGCTACAGCCTCCCCTCGGTCCTGGCCAACGCCttgctcctcctcgtcgccatcctcttcttctgggccaaGTCCGCGTCGCTGCTCAACAG GCCTCTTCCACCTCTTCCTAATCTAGAGGTTTCAGATGTGGTTGTTGAGAAAGCTGCAGATCGTGCTCTTGTATGGATCAATAGAGTGCTTGCTGTTGGCCATGATATTGCCATCAAGAGAGATAGGAAAACTTTTATAAGGGTCTGTTGGCCATGA
- the LOC120701530 gene encoding replication protein A 70 kDa DNA-binding subunit B-like isoform X2: MVLIDEEGNSIHAQVYPPTDELFKNRVKEGGVYTFSYFRVRASNIYYKPVENEEMLVFTKWTKVEEVLAVPPAFPMYAYSIASQEQLQARIDSRAQFTDVIGVITAISNTGTTQTKLRQGDSTKRTVTIQTPSNILLDVVLWSEHATAFPADEILKGGQTSPQVVLFVGTLVKSFGGMSLSGSSSCKWYINLDIPDTKKLLARV; the protein is encoded by the exons ATGGTCCTCATTGATGAGGAG GGTAATAGCATCCATGCTCAGGTCTATCCTCCAACTGATGAATTGTTCAAGAACCGCGTCAAGGAAGGCGGTGTCTACACCTTCTCCTACTTTCGGGTCAGAGCCTCCAACATCTACTACAAGCCAGTAGAAAATGAAGAGATGCTTGTGTTCACAAAATGGACCAAGGTGGAAGAAGTCCTTGCTGTTCCTCCTGCTTTCCCAATGTATGCCTACTCAATTGCCTCACAAGAACAGCTTCAAGCACGTATTGACAGCAGGGCACAGTTTACAG ACGTTATTGGAGTCATAACTGCCATTTCAAATACTGGGACAACACAAACAAAGCTAAGGCAGGGCGACAGCACCAAGAGGACCGTCACTATACAGACACCAAG CAACATCCTCTTAGATGTTGTGCTTTGGTCAGAGCATGCCACAGCTTTCCCAGCAGATGAAATACTCAAAGGTGGCCAGACTTCTCCACAGGTTGTGTTGTTTGTTGGTACTCTTGTCAAAAGCTTTGGAGGTATGTCCTTGTCCGGGAGTTCGTCTTGCAAGTGGTACATCAATCTTGACATTCCTGACACAAAGAAACTTCTAGCTAG